A portion of the Chryseobacterium tructae genome contains these proteins:
- a CDS encoding DUF4403 family protein encodes MKFVKILFLVAFINAFGQANVDNQLATYNFPKIKSSITMPVTIPLSELSNMVNASVKDLIYQDDSYTDNNNDQFKVKVWKTRPIRLVGGTSQNLLIEVPLKIWAEKGIGTLGVYSYQNTTFETVMSFNTTVTFKNNWTIITNTQPNGFRWVTKPVLDYGRIQIPITPIVEKSLKEQQEKFCKTIDQQMATQLNFQQYAVMAWNTFTQPINISEEYNTWLKVSPVGVNITPLKFYGNQINATLGIDIFSETFTGNKPASSPTVTSASNFNFSPTVADKFVLQTTANIPFTEASNMARKTFLNKEFDIRDSKVKVTDIRVYGVDNRIVIEAQTDGYIKGTAVISGIPVYDETKRKIVLSDTKFKLKTMNILQKTASLLFQGKIVKMIEEEYGIPTQELEETSRKSIEDAFNKEYYKGLKMSGKVFNLKPSKILLNSTGITAVIDTNATLKLLVNGF; translated from the coding sequence TTGAAATTCGTTAAAATATTATTTTTAGTAGCATTTATCAATGCTTTCGGTCAGGCAAATGTTGATAATCAATTAGCCACTTATAACTTTCCGAAAATTAAATCCAGCATTACCATGCCGGTGACGATCCCGCTTTCAGAGCTTAGCAATATGGTAAATGCTTCTGTAAAAGATCTCATTTACCAAGATGATTCCTATACAGATAATAATAATGATCAGTTTAAAGTAAAAGTTTGGAAAACCAGACCCATCCGCTTAGTTGGAGGCACAAGCCAAAATCTTTTGATTGAAGTACCTTTAAAGATCTGGGCAGAAAAAGGAATTGGAACCTTAGGGGTTTACTCCTATCAGAATACCACTTTTGAAACAGTAATGTCTTTTAATACAACCGTTACTTTTAAAAATAACTGGACAATTATCACCAATACACAACCCAATGGATTTCGATGGGTAACAAAACCTGTATTGGACTATGGCAGAATTCAAATCCCGATCACTCCTATCGTTGAAAAAAGTTTAAAAGAACAACAAGAAAAATTCTGCAAAACGATAGATCAACAAATGGCAACCCAATTGAATTTCCAACAATATGCGGTTATGGCATGGAATACATTTACCCAGCCTATCAACATTTCTGAAGAATATAACACCTGGTTGAAAGTAAGCCCTGTAGGCGTTAATATTACACCATTAAAATTTTATGGAAATCAGATCAATGCAACCCTTGGAATCGATATTTTCTCAGAAACATTTACTGGAAATAAGCCCGCTTCCTCTCCTACTGTAACTTCTGCAAGCAACTTTAACTTCTCTCCTACTGTTGCAGATAAATTTGTATTGCAGACTACCGCCAATATCCCTTTTACAGAAGCCAGCAATATGGCTAGAAAAACTTTTTTAAATAAAGAATTTGACATCCGAGATTCTAAAGTAAAAGTAACAGATATCAGAGTGTATGGAGTAGATAACAGAATTGTTATCGAAGCTCAGACAGATGGTTATATCAAAGGAACGGCTGTTATCTCAGGAATTCCGGTATACGATGAAACCAAAAGAAAAATTGTTTTATCGGATACTAAGTTCAAACTGAAAACAATGAATATTCTTCAAAAAACGGCTTCTCTCTTATTCCAGGGAAAGATCGTGAAAATGATTGAAGAAGAATATGGAATTCCCACTCAGGAATTAGAAGAAACATCAAGAAAAAGTATCGAAGACGCTTTCAACAAAGAGTATTATAAAGGATTAAAGATGAGTGGAAAGGTATTTAACCTTAAGCCAAGTAAAATACTTCTCAATAGTACGGGAATCACTGCTGTTATTGATACGAATGCTACTCTGAAACTTCTTGTCAACGGATTCTAA
- a CDS encoding helix-turn-helix domain-containing protein, which produces MKKVKLHTIRKQKGYSQQQVADIIPTEVSNYSRKENGYIKITKSEWEKIALFLNVPLEEIYEADYPTYASNEISGENIHVYISQLEKENIALLEKMEILKNIINH; this is translated from the coding sequence ATGAAAAAAGTAAAACTACATACTATTAGAAAACAAAAAGGCTATTCTCAGCAACAAGTAGCAGACATCATTCCCACAGAAGTATCTAATTACAGCAGAAAAGAAAACGGTTATATAAAAATTACCAAAAGTGAATGGGAAAAAATAGCTTTGTTTCTGAACGTTCCTTTAGAAGAAATTTATGAAGCAGATTATCCTACTTATGCTTCTAACGAAATTTCTGGAGAGAATATTCATGTCTATATCTCTCAATTGGAAAAAGAGAATATTGCATTGCTGGAAAAAATGGAAATATTGAAAAATATTATTAACCATTAA
- the folB gene encoding dihydroneopterin aldolase — protein MSKIYLEDVKIYAYHGVLPEENIIGTYYILNAELHTDLWKAAESDDLNDTISYADINDIIHQEMKIKSKLLEHVAGRIISKIHDRFPQIDYIKLKLTKTAPPMQGEMKGASIELEKSFKPEN, from the coding sequence ATGAGTAAGATATATCTTGAAGATGTAAAAATATATGCCTACCACGGGGTTTTACCTGAAGAAAATATTATTGGCACCTATTATATTTTGAATGCAGAACTTCATACCGATTTGTGGAAGGCAGCAGAATCCGATGATTTGAATGATACCATAAGCTATGCAGATATCAATGATATTATTCATCAGGAAATGAAAATAAAATCCAAACTACTGGAACATGTTGCAGGAAGAATTATCTCAAAAATACATGATCGTTTTCCACAAATCGATTATATCAAGCTTAAACTTACCAAAACAGCACCTCCTATGCAAGGCGAAATGAAAGGAGCAAGCATTGAATTGGAAAAAAGCTTCAAACCTGAAAATTAA